The Roseovarius indicus genome has a segment encoding these proteins:
- a CDS encoding GMC family oxidoreductase: MTASETHDYIVIGAGTAGCLLADRLTEDGTRNVCVIEAGPRDSHPFIHMPAGYIKTLVNPRYTWQFTSEPSEGTANRPIPATQGRTLGGSSSINGMCYNRGQRTDYDSWAQRGNPGWSYDDLLPLFRRTERRLGTGGDDAYRGRSGGLPVSDLDWPHTLCDAFVEAAVENGIPRNTDYNGPDQAGAGFYQRVIEGGRRRSAARSFLGPARRRGNLRLISEAVVKRIQFDGRRATGVVLMRADGTEHTIRAEREVILCGGALNSPRLLQISGVGPSDLLNDLGAPVVHDLPGVGANLQDHWAIRATARVKGVRTINRMTRGLPLMMEAVKYALRRPSVLSLSPSLAYAFWKSDPALDQPDIQFTFAPASFAGGIVGLLDSYDGMTCGAWQQRPESKGHVRARSLDPRETPEIQPNYLSAETDRRVIVSAVRWTRKLMDSKAMAPYLVALESPGAEVTTDDEILDYARTLGSTVFHFISTCRMGPETDPMAVVGPDLKVHGIDGLRVVDASIMPSMPSANTMAATYVIAEKAADTIIGAT; this comes from the coding sequence ATGACCGCGAGCGAGACACATGATTACATCGTCATCGGAGCAGGCACCGCCGGATGCCTGCTGGCCGACCGGCTGACCGAAGACGGCACCCGCAATGTCTGCGTGATCGAGGCCGGCCCGCGGGACAGCCACCCGTTCATTCACATGCCGGCGGGCTACATCAAGACCCTCGTGAACCCCAGATACACCTGGCAATTCACCTCAGAACCGAGTGAGGGCACGGCGAACCGCCCCATTCCGGCGACCCAGGGCCGAACCCTCGGAGGCTCGAGCTCGATCAACGGGATGTGCTACAACCGCGGCCAGCGGACCGATTACGATAGCTGGGCGCAGCGCGGCAACCCGGGCTGGAGTTACGACGACCTGCTGCCACTGTTCCGCCGAACCGAGCGGCGCCTCGGCACGGGCGGGGACGACGCCTATCGCGGGCGATCGGGGGGGCTGCCGGTTTCCGATCTCGACTGGCCGCATACTCTGTGCGACGCTTTCGTCGAGGCCGCCGTCGAGAACGGCATCCCGCGCAACACCGATTACAACGGCCCCGATCAGGCCGGGGCTGGGTTCTATCAGCGGGTCATCGAGGGGGGGCGTCGCCGCAGCGCCGCGCGCAGTTTCCTCGGCCCCGCCCGCCGCCGCGGCAACCTGCGCCTTATCTCCGAAGCTGTGGTGAAACGCATCCAGTTTGACGGCCGACGTGCGACCGGCGTCGTGCTGATGCGCGCAGACGGAACCGAACACACGATAAGGGCGGAACGAGAGGTCATCCTGTGTGGCGGCGCACTCAACTCGCCACGGCTTCTGCAAATCTCGGGTGTCGGACCGTCCGACCTGCTGAACGATCTTGGCGCGCCTGTCGTGCATGACTTGCCCGGCGTGGGCGCCAACCTTCAGGATCATTGGGCCATCCGCGCGACCGCGCGGGTCAAGGGCGTGCGCACGATCAACCGGATGACGCGCGGCCTTCCCCTCATGATGGAAGCGGTCAAATACGCCCTGCGCCGGCCAAGCGTCCTGTCGCTGAGCCCATCGCTCGCCTATGCCTTCTGGAAATCCGATCCCGCGCTCGATCAGCCGGACATCCAGTTCACCTTCGCCCCCGCCAGCTTTGCCGGAGGCATCGTCGGCCTGCTCGACAGCTATGACGGCATGACCTGTGGCGCATGGCAACAACGCCCGGAAAGCAAGGGGCACGTGCGGGCCCGCAGCCTGGACCCGCGCGAAACACCAGAGATCCAGCCCAATTACCTGTCTGCCGAGACCGACCGCCGTGTCATCGTCTCGGCGGTCCGCTGGACCCGTAAGCTGATGGACTCCAAGGCCATGGCGCCATATCTCGTCGCGCTCGAAAGCCCCGGTGCAGAGGTCACGACCGATGACGAGATCCTCGATTATGCCCGCACCCTCGGCTCGACCGTGTTCCATTTCATCAGCACCTGCCGCATGGGGCCCGAGACCGATCCGATGGCCGTGGTCGGCCCCGACTTGAAGGTGCATGGCATCGACGGCCTGCGCGTGGTCGATGCGTCGATCATGCCCTCGATGCCATCGGCCAACACGATGGCCGCGACCTACGTGATCGCCGAGAAAGCCGCCGACACGATCATCGGCGCGACCTAG
- a CDS encoding MmgE/PrpD family protein gives MTVQSTAQRPESPATAGATGRMAHFVVSAKPSGIARTRAVSSIIDTMAVMLAGGTEPAVGRLAATLQRSENADAVRDFWSGGMLRRDDAARLYGMASHVLDYDDVSMLAICHPTAPVLAACLAAMPHDTTGRDLIDAVCVGTEVLIRTGEALGFRHYDLGFHATGTLGTLGAAAAVARLTGQDHACTTASLAIAASMSSGLRRNFGTPVKSLHVGLAAESGLRAVALAAAGVEASREPFETNGFLNAFSGGHTDTWPGDVTLGTPFVIETPGFELKRYPCCYMLHRMIHASLSLQAQGITLDDMVSARVDMPAGGTRPLIHPRPTTALEALFSGPYAVVASLADGRVNLASFTQAAVDRPALRARFGDVELVERQGRSQRGGDVGSAPVTVTLTLRDGSTAEATCTTSPGSPEDPILPDDHLDKWHDCLSRFRPGTSRSAARATFEAGLALDSDMPVDAWLADLAALKRDDI, from the coding sequence ATGACAGTGCAATCGACAGCCCAGCGCCCCGAGAGCCCGGCCACAGCCGGAGCCACCGGCCGAATGGCGCATTTCGTGGTTTCGGCCAAGCCGTCCGGCATTGCCCGGACACGGGCCGTTTCCTCGATCATCGACACCATGGCCGTGATGCTCGCCGGCGGAACCGAGCCCGCCGTAGGCCGGCTGGCTGCAACCCTGCAACGCTCAGAGAACGCGGACGCCGTTCGTGACTTCTGGTCCGGCGGGATGCTGCGGCGCGACGACGCCGCGCGCCTCTATGGGATGGCATCCCATGTTCTGGACTACGACGACGTGTCCATGCTCGCGATCTGCCATCCCACGGCTCCGGTCCTCGCCGCCTGTCTCGCGGCAATGCCCCACGACACGACCGGGCGCGACCTGATCGACGCGGTCTGCGTCGGCACAGAGGTCCTGATCCGGACGGGCGAGGCGCTTGGCTTCCGGCACTATGACCTGGGCTTTCATGCCACCGGAACCCTTGGAACGCTTGGCGCGGCGGCGGCCGTCGCCCGGCTGACTGGCCAGGATCACGCGTGCACCACCGCATCTCTGGCCATTGCCGCCAGTATGTCGTCGGGACTGCGGCGAAACTTCGGAACGCCGGTCAAGTCACTGCACGTGGGGCTTGCCGCGGAAAGCGGCCTTCGCGCCGTAGCACTGGCCGCGGCCGGGGTTGAAGCATCGCGGGAGCCTTTCGAAACCAACGGCTTCCTGAATGCCTTTTCCGGCGGCCATACCGATACCTGGCCGGGCGACGTCACCCTCGGCACGCCCTTCGTCATCGAAACGCCCGGCTTCGAGCTGAAGCGCTATCCCTGCTGCTACATGCTGCACCGGATGATCCATGCTTCCCTGTCGTTACAGGCACAGGGCATTACGCTGGACGACATGGTTTCGGCCCGTGTGGACATGCCAGCGGGCGGAACCCGCCCGCTCATTCACCCTCGCCCGACGACAGCGCTGGAGGCCCTTTTCAGTGGCCCATATGCCGTTGTGGCCAGCCTGGCGGACGGGCGGGTCAACCTGGCCAGCTTCACCCAGGCCGCCGTCGACCGCCCTGCCCTGCGCGCCCGTTTCGGCGATGTGGAACTGGTTGAACGACAGGGCCGGTCACAGCGAGGCGGAGACGTCGGCTCAGCCCCTGTAACCGTTACCCTGACCTTGCGCGACGGATCGACCGCCGAGGCCACCTGCACGACCTCGCCGGGCTCGCCCGAAGACCCCATCCTGCCCGACGACCATCTGGACAAGTGGCACGATTGCCTGTCACGGTTTCGTCCCGGAACATCGCGCTCTGCGGCGCGGGCCACTTTCGAGGCCGGGCTTGCTCTGGACAGCGACATGCCGGTCGACGCCTGGCTGGCCGACCTCGCCGCTTTGAAACGGGATGACATATGA
- a CDS encoding CaiB/BaiF CoA transferase family protein, translating into MLDTVLKGCTVLDLTQNVAGPFATQILADFGAEVIKVERVGKGDDTRAWSPIGDDGRSATFSALNRNKQSICVDTSTPEGQDLLRRLAADCDILVHSLKPGSAEKAGLGADELRAANPKLVYCAISAFGQNGPLRSLPGYDPLIQAFGGIMSVTGHDGDEPVRAGVSIVDLGTGIWAALGVLAAMLNRTRTGEGCTVEASLLDTGIGWMSIVISSYLVSGQVQKRLGSGVAMAAPYEVYHCKDGYVFIAAGNDRLFGCVCRGLGCMHLTEDPRFADNPSRVANRAALKEALQQSTLAMNGEEIVSRLRAEGAPCSLINDVSQIVNDPQVDAVGLLETLPGTGGQVVGLPIRADGQRPHARSAPPDLGADTNRIISGLGLDEVQVSRLRDSGIIG; encoded by the coding sequence ATGCTGGATACCGTTCTCAAGGGCTGCACCGTGCTCGACCTCACGCAAAACGTGGCCGGTCCGTTCGCGACCCAGATCCTGGCCGATTTCGGCGCGGAGGTCATCAAGGTCGAACGTGTCGGCAAGGGCGACGACACCCGCGCCTGGAGCCCGATCGGAGACGACGGGCGCTCGGCCACGTTTTCCGCGCTCAACCGCAACAAGCAGAGCATCTGCGTCGACACGTCCACCCCCGAGGGTCAGGATCTATTGCGGCGCCTCGCGGCCGACTGCGATATCCTGGTCCATTCGCTCAAGCCTGGAAGCGCCGAGAAGGCGGGTCTTGGAGCGGACGAGTTGCGCGCGGCCAACCCGAAGCTTGTCTATTGCGCGATTAGCGCCTTCGGCCAGAACGGCCCGCTGCGGTCGCTCCCGGGGTATGACCCCCTGATCCAGGCCTTTGGCGGCATCATGAGCGTGACCGGTCACGATGGCGACGAACCCGTTCGGGCCGGCGTCTCGATCGTCGACCTGGGCACCGGCATCTGGGCCGCTCTCGGGGTACTGGCGGCGATGCTGAACCGCACCCGTACCGGAGAGGGTTGCACCGTCGAGGCCAGCCTTCTCGACACGGGCATCGGCTGGATGTCGATAGTCATCTCGAGCTACCTCGTATCCGGTCAGGTACAGAAACGTCTCGGCTCCGGTGTCGCGATGGCGGCGCCTTACGAAGTCTATCACTGCAAGGATGGTTATGTCTTCATCGCGGCCGGCAACGATCGGCTCTTCGGTTGCGTGTGCCGCGGACTCGGCTGCATGCACCTGACCGAGGATCCGCGCTTTGCAGACAACCCGTCGCGCGTGGCCAATCGCGCTGCGCTGAAAGAGGCGTTGCAGCAAAGCACGCTTGCCATGAATGGCGAAGAGATCGTCAGCCGATTGCGGGCCGAGGGGGCGCCCTGCTCCCTCATCAACGATGTCTCGCAGATCGTGAACGACCCGCAGGTCGATGCGGTCGGGCTTCTGGAAACACTGCCCGGCACCGGCGGCCAGGTCGTCGGGTTGCCGATACGGGCCGACGGGCAACGGCCCCACGCCCGGTCTGCCCCGCCAGACCTTGGTGCCGATACCAACCGGATCATCTCCGGCCTGGGCCTCGACGAGGTCCAGGTGTCCCGGCTGCGCGACAGCGGGATCATCGGGTAG
- a CDS encoding enoyl-CoA hydratase/isomerase family protein — MTSYETLTLARHGDHVDVVTLTRPEARNALNTQMGLDLCSLFEGYQLDHCGARCIVLTGDGDKAFCAGGDLKQRLGMTDEEWTAQHLVFERMARAIIACPIPIIAAVNGAAFGGGCEIAACCDFIYAADTARFAQTEVKLGIIPGAGGTQNLPRAMGTRRATEVILTGGTFDAAQAHEWGLVNRVLPGAELMQAALDVAHRIAANAPLAVNQAKQSIRKGVNMSLSDGLSFEIEAYYRLIHTQDRHEGTAAFNEKRPPKFEGK, encoded by the coding sequence ATGACCAGCTACGAAACCCTCACCCTTGCGCGGCATGGTGACCATGTCGATGTCGTGACCCTCACCCGGCCAGAGGCGCGGAACGCCCTCAACACGCAGATGGGTCTGGACCTGTGTTCCCTGTTCGAGGGGTATCAGCTCGACCATTGCGGCGCGCGCTGCATCGTGCTGACGGGCGATGGTGACAAGGCCTTTTGCGCAGGCGGGGACCTCAAGCAGCGGCTTGGCATGACCGACGAGGAATGGACGGCGCAACACCTCGTTTTCGAACGCATGGCGCGGGCGATCATCGCCTGCCCCATACCGATCATCGCCGCGGTCAACGGCGCGGCGTTCGGCGGGGGCTGCGAGATTGCCGCCTGTTGCGACTTCATCTACGCGGCCGACACCGCCCGCTTTGCCCAGACCGAGGTCAAGCTCGGCATCATTCCAGGAGCGGGGGGGACGCAGAACCTGCCCCGCGCCATGGGTACCCGGCGGGCCACCGAGGTGATCCTCACCGGCGGCACCTTCGACGCCGCGCAGGCCCATGAATGGGGGCTGGTGAACCGTGTGCTGCCCGGCGCCGAACTGATGCAAGCGGCGCTTGATGTGGCCCACCGGATCGCGGCCAATGCCCCGCTTGCCGTCAACCAGGCGAAGCAATCTATCCGGAAGGGGGTGAACATGTCCTTGTCGGACGGTCTCAGCTTCGAGATCGAGGCCTATTACCGGCTGATCCATACGCAGGACAGGCACGAGGGAACCGCCGCATTCAACGAGAAACGCCCACCTAAATTCGAGGGGAAATAG
- a CDS encoding hydroxymethylglutaryl-CoA lyase has product MADLVRIREVGLRDGLQLVKDVLPTELKLEWIEAAAGAGLPEIEVTSYVPPHVIPQFADADAVTAAALEVPGTLASALAVNLKGAERAYDLGIGKINYVISASEMHSRANVRRTRQEAVEAFRAVAAERRSRGLEGKVALSCGIATAFGCTLQGEVAEADVLRLVAEAVEAGADEIMIADTVGYADPLRVRRLFAAVLAETGSTPVAAHFHDTRGLGLANVMAAVETGIRRFDASLGGLGGCPFAPGATGNIDTEDTVYLLETQGLSTGIDMRALLDLRSRLSAWLPNETLGGAVQKAGIPGLAESYPSLATAMA; this is encoded by the coding sequence ATGGCCGATCTCGTTCGTATCAGGGAAGTGGGGCTGCGCGACGGATTGCAGCTGGTGAAAGATGTCCTGCCGACTGAGCTCAAGCTGGAATGGATCGAAGCCGCGGCCGGCGCGGGCCTGCCGGAAATCGAAGTCACAAGTTACGTCCCCCCGCATGTCATTCCCCAGTTTGCCGATGCCGACGCCGTGACTGCGGCCGCGCTCGAGGTACCGGGCACGCTCGCCTCTGCCCTCGCCGTCAACCTGAAGGGGGCCGAGCGCGCCTATGACCTCGGGATTGGCAAGATCAACTACGTCATTTCGGCCAGCGAGATGCACAGCCGCGCCAATGTGCGTCGCACCCGCCAGGAAGCCGTAGAGGCCTTTCGCGCAGTGGCCGCCGAGCGCCGGAGCCGTGGGCTCGAGGGGAAGGTGGCCCTGAGCTGTGGCATCGCCACGGCCTTTGGCTGCACCCTGCAGGGTGAGGTCGCGGAAGCCGATGTTTTGCGGCTGGTTGCGGAAGCAGTCGAGGCCGGGGCCGACGAGATCATGATCGCCGATACCGTGGGCTATGCCGACCCGCTGAGGGTACGCCGGCTATTCGCCGCAGTCCTGGCCGAAACGGGAAGCACCCCGGTCGCCGCCCATTTTCACGACACGCGCGGTCTTGGCCTTGCAAACGTCATGGCGGCTGTCGAGACCGGCATCCGCCGCTTTGACGCCTCGCTGGGAGGGTTGGGCGGCTGCCCATTCGCGCCCGGCGCCACGGGCAATATCGACACGGAAGATACCGTCTACCTGCTGGAAACGCAGGGGCTTTCCACCGGTATAGACATGAGGGCGCTGTTGGATCTTCGCAGCCGGCTGTCGGCTTGGCTGCCGAACGAAACACTGGGCGGCGCGGTGCAAAAGGCGGGCATTCCAGGCTTGGCCGAAAGCTATCCATCGCTTGCCACCGCCATGGCTTGA